The window AGGAGGAATATTTTGGTGAAGCTCGGCGGCGGTTTTTGGTTTCATAAAGAAAAAGTCCTCCTAGAATAATCAGGCTAATCAATGAAACTGCCAGTCCTATTCTAAATGATAGAGGATCATAAATAAAGCGAATTTTATGTTTACCTGCCGGCACAAAAATTGCCCGAAAAGCAAAATTGGCACGATAAATCAGTGTTTCTTTGTCGTCTATAAAGACTTTCCAACCAGGATAAAAACTGTCAACCAAAAAAAGCCAACCTGGGTTTTCATTTTCTAATTGAATTATCTCTTGACCTGGCTCATATTCAAGCCAAACAATTTCTTCTTTTTCTTTAGGGACCTCTAATTCCTTTTCAATTTCTGATTCTGGCTCTTTTTCCAAGATAATCTCATTGCTTAAATCAAAGTCTGAACTACCTAAGAGGTTAATTATCTTTTCTGGGTCAGATTCAACCCGATAACTATAAACCATAAAAGCTCTTGGAAGACACTGGCTATTCTCTAAAACCTCAACTGTTCCGTCTTCAAAAACTTTATTAAATTTTGCTAATTGAAACAAACTTCCTGGTTTCCCAGTTTTATCAGGGACATACCTTCCTCCTTCTTTAATCTGTTTAACCGCTAGGATAAAACAGGTGTTGGTCAAATCGAATAACTGAGAGTCATATTTCTCAATTGCCCCGTATCGACCCATCATTCTAGCAACCTTACCTCCGTTAATAACATTAATTAACCGAGCCCATCTCTCGGGATAAACAGCATCATAGCCCGAAGCCGATTCTAACCCATAAGGCATCCACATACTAATAGGAATCGCATCGCCGGTATTAATCCTTACCGGTTTCTTTTGTTCCTGAAGAAATTCTAAAACCGGCGTAGTTGGAAAAATTATTCTTGCTTCTGAAAAGGGAGTAAATTTCCAACCAAAACGAAAAAGCTCAAAAACAAGCAAGAAAAAAAGGAGCCAAATTGAAAGCTTTTTTAAAAAGCTAACCCTCAACAGCCATAAAAGTGCTAAAGTAGCAACCGATAAAGCAAGCGGTAAGATTAAATTTCGCAGGCTGACTTTAAGATTAACTACCTCATTTAAAGAAAAAGGCATAATTTGCCGAGAAAGAAAAATCCCAATCATCAATCCCAAAATAATCAGACCAAAAACTAGCGGAATCCTCGCGATTCGAATTTTCTTTTTTTCACTAACAATTGATTCAACCGCCAGCGCAGCTAAGACTGCAATAGAAAAATTAGTCAAACAAAGAATTCTTGTTGCCGTTGCTGCTTTTAAACCTAAAAAACCCAAATTACTAACGACCTTAGCAATTGGTGTGGGCAAAGCTAGGATAAGAGAACCAATAAACAACCCACCAAAGAAATAAACTAACCTTTTTCTTTGACTTCTAAAAACAACCACCATTGCTAAAATCAAGCCAATTATTCCCGAATAGCCAACCCCATTGGTATAATTTCCCGGACCCCAATAGTTATAAGTAGCTGGATTACCAAAAAAATCAGGCGCAATTAAGGTAATCAGTTGCTGCCAAGGTAAAAAAGCAACCTCAAGCCCCCCCGAAACTCCTTCTTCCACTCGCTGGGAGAGAGAAAATAATTCCCAGCCAGGGATTAGCTGAACCGCACTGAGAGTTAAACCCAATAAAACCAATATTCCCAAAATCAGATGTGTTTTAATCGAATCCCGGTTAAAAATCTTGAAATCAAGCCTAAACCAAAAATAGAACAAAAGTAAGGCTAAAGTATAAATAACCACCTGGGGATAACCCATAAAAATCTGAAGAGATAAAGCCAAACTTAAGAACAGTCCCCAAATCAGCTGTTTCTTCTCTAACCATCTATCTAATAAAAACAAAAGTAGCGGAATAAAAACAATAACATAACCATGAATATTATATTCCAGCCAAATCAAGGAGAATCCAGAAAAAGCAAAAATCATTCCTCCAAAAATCGAGGCAATTTTGGTCAACTTCAAATTTCTTAGGAACAAATAGGTAAAAATAGCAATTAATAAGGGTTGGAGTACTGTTTGCCATGCCCAGGCGTAAGGCTTAGACAAGAACAGATAAAACAAATTAGTCGGATTTAAAGCTCCGCTCTGAAAGTTGGCTAACAAAGGATAACCACCAAATTGCAAGGGGTTCCATAAAGGCAATTTTCCCTGTCTAAACAAGTCAGCTATAAAACTCTTGAGTGGATAGAAAAGCGAAGGAACATCAGCTAAGAGCGGATTTTTAACCGGAACGCCAGTAGGAAATCCCCAATTGTAATCGAGCCAAGGATAATAGACACCAACAATAAAATCAGCTGGAAAAGGAATTAATCCCTTGAAGAAGAACTTCCAGAAAAAGACGATTATCAAGAACGCAATTAAAATAATCGGCCAAAACTTTTTAATCTTAGACATTCTTTTTCTCGGAGAGCAGTTGCCAGGCTAAAATAATAGCGGTAGCTGCAAATAAAGACCGGAGCAGGCTTTTAAGAGTAAAAATGTCGGTCATGCTTGATAACCAACTAGTCAGAGAACCAAATTCAGCCAGAGAAGGGGAAACTGGAGCCAGCAAACCCAAATGAAGCGAGGGTTCAAAAAAGAATAATAAAGCCAGATAACAGCCGAAGAGAATCCCAATTTGAACAAAATATTTTCTGCCCTTATCAATCACCAGCCAAATTAAAAAGGGGGTTAACCATAAAAACCATTGGGGGTGGTAATGAGTCACCGAGAAAAAAAGAAGCATTAAAGTCAGACCTATTTGCCAAAGAGCTTCTTTTTTACCAGTCAGTTTATTAGCCAAAAATAGCAAGAGAAAATAACCAAGAGCAAAAATTGAGAGATATTCTGCCCCTGACAAAGGCAATTTCATGTAAAGCATTTTTTCTGTTTGACTGGCC of the Patescibacteria group bacterium genome contains:
- a CDS encoding YfhO family protein, whose translation is MSKIKKFWPIILIAFLIIVFFWKFFFKGLIPFPADFIVGVYYPWLDYNWGFPTGVPVKNPLLADVPSLFYPLKSFIADLFRQGKLPLWNPLQFGGYPLLANFQSGALNPTNLFYLFLSKPYAWAWQTVLQPLLIAIFTYLFLRNLKLTKIASIFGGMIFAFSGFSLIWLEYNIHGYVIVFIPLLLFLLDRWLEKKQLIWGLFLSLALSLQIFMGYPQVVIYTLALLLFYFWFRLDFKIFNRDSIKTHLILGILVLLGLTLSAVQLIPGWELFSLSQRVEEGVSGGLEVAFLPWQQLITLIAPDFFGNPATYNYWGPGNYTNGVGYSGIIGLILAMVVVFRSQRKRLVYFFGGLFIGSLILALPTPIAKVVSNLGFLGLKAATATRILCLTNFSIAVLAALAVESIVSEKKKIRIARIPLVFGLIILGLMIGIFLSRQIMPFSLNEVVNLKVSLRNLILPLALSVATLALLWLLRVSFLKKLSIWLLFFLLVFELFRFGWKFTPFSEARIIFPTTPVLEFLQEQKKPVRINTGDAIPISMWMPYGLESASGYDAVYPERWARLINVINGGKVARMMGRYGAIEKYDSQLFDLTNTCFILAVKQIKEGGRYVPDKTGKPGSLFQLAKFNKVFEDGTVEVLENSQCLPRAFMVYSYRVESDPEKIINLLGSSDFDLSNEIILEKEPESEIEKELEVPKEKEEIVWLEYEPGQEIIQLENENPGWLFLVDSFYPGWKVFIDDKETLIYRANFAFRAIFVPAGKHKIRFIYDPLSFRIGLAVSLISLIILGGLFLYETKNRRRASPKYSS